One window of the Shewanella khirikhana genome contains the following:
- the tsf gene encoding translation elongation factor Ts: MAISAALVKELRERTGAGMMDCKKALEETNGDIELAIDNMRKSGAAKAAKKAGNIAAEGTILIKQGAGFTALLEVNCQTDFVAKDSNFLAFANEVLDVAAAGKVTVEDLKAQFEEARVALVAKIGENINVRRVEYIDGANAASYRHGDRIGVVVTGEADEETLKHLAMHVAASKPEYVNPSDVPAEVVAKEREVQVEIAMNEGKPKDIAEKMVEGRMKKFTGEVSLTGQPFIMEPKKTVGEFLKEKGASVSSFIRLEVGEGIEKKEEDFAAEVAKQIAASQKA, encoded by the coding sequence ATGGCAATTTCTGCTGCCCTGGTTAAAGAACTGCGCGAGCGCACTGGCGCCGGCATGATGGATTGTAAAAAAGCTCTGGAAGAGACCAACGGTGATATCGAGCTGGCTATCGATAACATGCGTAAGAGTGGTGCTGCCAAAGCTGCTAAGAAAGCCGGTAACATCGCTGCTGAAGGTACCATCCTGATCAAGCAGGGTGCTGGTTTCACTGCGCTGCTGGAAGTGAACTGTCAGACTGACTTCGTTGCCAAGGACTCTAACTTCCTGGCTTTCGCTAACGAAGTTCTGGACGTAGCTGCCGCCGGTAAAGTAACCGTTGAAGATCTGAAAGCTCAGTTCGAAGAAGCTCGTGTTGCTCTGGTTGCCAAAATCGGTGAAAACATCAACGTTCGTCGCGTTGAGTACATCGACGGTGCCAACGCTGCCTCTTACCGTCACGGCGACCGTATCGGTGTGGTTGTGACCGGTGAAGCTGACGAAGAAACTCTGAAGCACCTGGCCATGCACGTTGCGGCTTCCAAGCCTGAATACGTAAACCCTTCAGACGTTCCTGCTGAAGTGGTTGCCAAAGAGCGTGAAGTTCAGGTGGAAATCGCCATGAACGAAGGCAAGCCAAAAGACATCGCTGAGAAGATGGTTGAAGGCCGTATGAAGAAGTTCACCGGTGAAGTATCTCTGACCGGTCAGCCATTCATCATGGAGCCTAAGAAGACTGTTGGCGAATTCCTGAAAGAGAAAGGCGCTTCTGTTTCTAGCTTCATCCGCCTGGAAGTGGGTGAAGGTATCGAGAAGAAAGAAGAAGATTTCGCGGCCGAAGTGGCCAAGCAAATCGCTGCTTCTCAGAAGGCTTAA
- the rseP gene encoding sigma E protease regulator RseP: MFDILWNAASFIVALGLLITAHEYGHFYIARRCGVKVERFSIGFGKPLWRRQGADGTEYVIAMIPLGGYVKMLDERVDEVPAALANQAFNRKSVWQRIAIVAAGPIANFIFAVFALYIMYLIGVPSVKPVINSTQADSPAAVINVKEPMQILAVSGQKVRNWEEVNLALVGHIGDDSLSLTLAPLNRLEGQTADERTFTLDTRNWRFDPEKESAIGTLGLGMLRPQILPVVAQVSKDSAAEAAGVQVGDEIVGIDGVSYAGWEWFVTTIQSSADKSIQLTIKRNGEQKVLTATPRPGKGADGKTVGLIGIVPQASELPESMRIQLQYGVIDSLAVAADKTWQLVVVSVKMIGKLFTGDVSVKNLSGPISIAQGAGNSANFGLVYFLGFLALISVNLGIINLLPLPVLDGGHLLYYFVEVITGKPVPEKVQEIGFRFGAALLLMLMSIALFNDFARL; the protein is encoded by the coding sequence ATGTTCGACATCCTCTGGAATGCCGCATCCTTCATTGTGGCGCTGGGATTACTGATCACCGCCCACGAATATGGACATTTCTATATTGCCCGTCGCTGTGGCGTGAAAGTGGAGCGATTCTCTATCGGTTTTGGCAAGCCGCTTTGGCGACGCCAGGGGGCAGATGGCACCGAGTATGTCATCGCCATGATCCCCCTGGGTGGCTATGTGAAGATGCTCGACGAGCGGGTTGACGAGGTCCCCGCTGCACTGGCAAATCAAGCCTTTAACCGCAAATCCGTGTGGCAGCGCATTGCCATTGTGGCCGCAGGCCCTATCGCCAACTTCATTTTTGCGGTATTCGCGCTCTACATCATGTACCTGATTGGTGTGCCTTCGGTTAAACCGGTTATCAACAGCACCCAGGCAGATTCTCCCGCCGCTGTTATCAATGTTAAGGAACCGATGCAAATCCTTGCTGTCTCAGGACAGAAGGTACGCAATTGGGAAGAAGTGAATCTGGCTCTGGTCGGTCACATTGGTGACGACAGCCTGAGCCTGACACTGGCCCCCTTAAATCGCCTTGAAGGCCAAACCGCTGACGAGCGCACCTTTACCCTGGATACCCGCAACTGGCGCTTCGACCCTGAAAAAGAGTCAGCCATCGGCACGTTGGGACTGGGCATGCTGCGGCCGCAAATTTTGCCTGTGGTGGCTCAGGTCTCCAAAGACAGCGCCGCTGAAGCAGCTGGTGTGCAGGTGGGTGATGAAATCGTCGGTATCGACGGGGTGAGTTACGCTGGCTGGGAGTGGTTTGTTACCACTATCCAAAGCTCGGCCGACAAATCGATTCAGCTCACCATTAAACGCAATGGCGAGCAGAAGGTACTGACCGCCACCCCAAGGCCCGGCAAAGGCGCCGACGGCAAAACTGTCGGTTTGATAGGCATAGTGCCCCAGGCCAGCGAGCTGCCTGAGTCAATGCGTATTCAGCTGCAGTATGGCGTGATAGACTCCTTGGCGGTTGCGGCCGATAAGACCTGGCAGCTGGTGGTGGTCAGCGTCAAGATGATCGGAAAACTCTTTACCGGCGATGTGTCGGTGAAGAATCTGAGCGGACCCATTTCCATCGCTCAGGGCGCCGGCAACAGCGCCAACTTCGGCTTGGTGTACTTTTTGGGATTTTTGGCTCTTATCAGTGTGAACCTGGGCATCATTAACCTGCTGCCTTTACCCGTACTCGATGGGGGCCATTTGCTGTATTACTTTGTGGAAGTGATCACCGGGAAGCCTGTACCTGAAAAGGTGCAGGAAATAGGATTCAGATTTGGGGCAGCGCTGCTGCTAATGTTGATGAGTATCGCCCTTTTCAATGATTTTGCCCGACTCTGA
- the pyrH gene encoding UMP kinase, with product MSTNPKPAFRRILLKLSGEALMGSEGFGIDPSVLDRMAQEIKELVELGIQVGVVIGGGNLFRGEGLAKAGMNRVVGDHMGMLATVMNGLAMRDALHRAYVNARLMSAIPLNGVCDRYNWAEAISLLKSGRVVIFAAGTGNPFCTTDSAACLRGIEIEADVVLKGTKVDGVYSADPMKDPEAKKYDELTYAEVLDKELKVMDLSAFTMARDHDMPILVFNMNKPGALRRVIMGEEGEGTIIKK from the coding sequence ATGAGCACCAATCCAAAACCTGCATTTCGTCGCATTCTTCTTAAGTTAAGTGGTGAGGCCCTGATGGGCTCAGAGGGCTTCGGTATCGATCCCAGCGTACTGGATCGTATGGCTCAGGAAATCAAGGAACTGGTGGAACTGGGTATCCAGGTTGGCGTAGTGATTGGCGGCGGTAACCTGTTCCGCGGTGAAGGTCTTGCCAAGGCGGGTATGAACCGCGTGGTGGGTGACCACATGGGTATGCTGGCGACTGTGATGAACGGCCTGGCGATGCGTGATGCTTTGCACCGTGCCTATGTGAATGCCCGTCTGATGTCTGCAATTCCCCTGAACGGTGTGTGTGACCGTTACAACTGGGCCGAAGCTATCAGCCTGCTCAAGTCCGGACGCGTGGTGATTTTTGCCGCCGGTACCGGTAATCCTTTCTGCACCACCGACTCGGCAGCCTGCCTGCGAGGCATTGAAATTGAAGCCGATGTCGTGTTAAAAGGCACCAAGGTTGACGGCGTCTATTCTGCCGACCCAATGAAAGATCCTGAGGCGAAGAAGTACGATGAACTGACCTACGCCGAGGTTCTGGACAAAGAATTGAAAGTGATGGATCTGTCGGCCTTTACCATGGCCCGTGACCATGACATGCCTATTCTGGTCTTCAACATGAACAAGCCCGGTGCCCTGCGCCGTGTTATCATGGGTGAAGAAGGTGAAGGCACCATCATCAAAAAATAA
- the frr gene encoding ribosome recycling factor: MIEDIKKDAQERMGKCVESTKAQMAKVRTGRAHPSLLDTIHVNYYGTMTPLKQVANVSIEDARTLAVNVFDRSAIQAVEKAIMSSDLGLNPMSAGATIRIPLPPLTEERRRDLVKVVRAEAEQGRVAVRNVRRDANSHFKQLEKDKECTEDDVRRSEDEVQKITDQHIKKIDEILAAKEAELMEV; this comes from the coding sequence GTGATTGAAGATATCAAAAAAGACGCTCAGGAGCGCATGGGCAAGTGTGTTGAATCCACCAAGGCGCAAATGGCCAAAGTACGTACCGGCCGTGCTCACCCAAGCCTGCTGGATACCATCCATGTCAACTACTACGGTACTATGACCCCACTCAAGCAAGTGGCCAACGTCAGCATTGAAGATGCACGTACCCTGGCGGTAAACGTGTTTGACCGTAGTGCCATCCAGGCGGTTGAAAAGGCCATCATGAGCTCAGATCTGGGTCTGAACCCTATGTCTGCCGGTGCCACCATCCGCATCCCGCTGCCACCGCTGACCGAAGAGCGTCGTCGCGATCTGGTTAAGGTAGTTCGCGCCGAAGCCGAGCAGGGCCGCGTAGCCGTACGTAACGTACGCCGCGATGCCAACTCTCACTTCAAGCAGCTGGAAAAAGACAAAGAGTGCACCGAGGATGATGTACGTCGCAGCGAAGACGAAGTACAGAAAATCACCGATCAGCACATCAAAAAGATCGACGAAATCCTGGCTGCCAAAGAAGCGGAGTTGATGGAGGTCTAA
- the map gene encoding type I methionyl aminopeptidase has translation MSIVIKTPAEVEKMRAAGKLAAEVLEMIAPFVKAGVSTNELNDICAKYTEEQGAISAPLNYHGFPKSICTSVNEVICHGIPSDYVLKDGDILNIDITVIKDGYHGDTSKMFFISEVSPKDKRLCRIAQESLYAAIRKVRPGLKLGEIGTTIEKVIKGAKSGLEKYSIVRDYCGHGIGATFHEEPQVVHYKNSDNTVLRPGMCFTIEPMINAGRHQTVLDKDDGWTVTTIDGKNSAQWEHTLLVTETGVEVLTLRSEEDFPRVINHK, from the coding sequence ATGAGTATAGTCATCAAGACGCCCGCTGAAGTAGAAAAAATGCGCGCCGCCGGCAAACTGGCCGCCGAGGTGCTGGAAATGATCGCCCCCTTCGTCAAGGCAGGCGTCAGCACCAATGAGCTGAACGACATTTGTGCCAAATACACCGAAGAGCAAGGCGCCATCTCCGCGCCGCTGAACTACCACGGTTTCCCCAAGTCCATCTGCACATCGGTAAACGAGGTGATCTGCCACGGCATTCCGTCTGACTATGTCCTCAAAGACGGTGACATCCTCAATATCGACATCACAGTCATCAAAGATGGCTACCACGGTGATACCTCCAAGATGTTTTTCATCAGTGAAGTGTCTCCCAAAGACAAACGCCTGTGCCGCATCGCCCAGGAAAGCCTGTACGCCGCTATCCGCAAAGTACGCCCTGGCCTCAAACTCGGTGAAATCGGCACCACCATCGAAAAAGTCATCAAGGGCGCCAAGAGCGGCCTTGAAAAGTACAGCATCGTCCGTGACTACTGTGGCCACGGCATTGGCGCCACCTTCCACGAAGAGCCGCAGGTTGTTCACTACAAAAACAGCGACAACACTGTGCTGCGCCCCGGCATGTGCTTCACCATCGAACCGATGATCAACGCCGGTCGTCACCAAACCGTACTGGATAAAGATGACGGTTGGACTGTGACTACCATCGACGGCAAAAACTCTGCCCAGTGGGAACATACCCTGCTGGTGACCGAGACCGGGGTGGAAGTTCTGACCCTGCGCAGCGAAGAAGATTTTCCCCGCGTAATCAATCACAAATAA
- the glnD gene encoding bifunctional uridylyltransferase/uridylyl-removing protein GlnD produces the protein MTTAQQAKASLQALNQQLALAFSARENVVELVRRRCLGVDELLISAWEHHGLGNYPVALIAVGGYGRGELHPHSDIDLLFLVDEKLPKEAEFVLGYFIAFLWDAGLEIGHSVRSVKETLSQGRGDITIATNLLEARFLAGHEPLFDELYDAIRTEDFWPSSDFFVAKRDEQQARHTKASAFDLEPNVKSCPGGLRDIQTVAWVAMRHFNASRLEELVGHGFLEPIELEELLECQQYLWQLRFALHIASGRDENRMLFDLQRQVAQLMGYEDDTQLAVEQMMKLYYRTVRRVMELNEMLLQLFKRATLGHIKALEIVPINDNFQRRGGFIEALAEEPFGKPEDIMGLFLLIARNSNIRGIYAPTLRSMRQARKALTQPLMEYGECRQVFMEILRHPRGISAFSLMHKHGILSAYLPAWRAIEGQMQFDLFHAYTVDEHTHRLLLNIERFSQPEQKDEFPLGSVLINQLPKKGLLVLAAIFHDIAKGRGGDHSKLGAVDALAFCKAHGLNDHDGRLVSWLVENHLVMSVTAQRRDISDPDVVADFAGKVRDAVHLSYLYCLTVADICATNEKTWNNWKGSLLRDLYFSTQRVLARGTEKPVDIRARVREYQAKAKKELLRRGVKEKDLDALWARFKADYFLRHQPSQITWHAEGILKHRQDEPLVLISKHTTRGGTELFVYCKDRPKLFATVMAVLDNKNINVHDATVMTSRDNYALDSFVILEQDGEPLTQLSRIQSIRKGLEKALSSENPKPPKFRKLSRKMKPFNVPTQVSFLPGSRHGTSMMELIALDMPGLLARVGDIFYRCEITLLAAKITTIGERAEDFFVLQTREGQALSETEQQKLREALVGALSQSAIF, from the coding sequence ATGACGACGGCTCAGCAGGCCAAGGCGTCTTTGCAGGCGCTGAATCAGCAACTGGCGCTGGCCTTTTCGGCCCGCGAAAACGTGGTCGAACTGGTACGCCGTCGTTGTCTGGGGGTGGATGAGCTGCTTATCAGCGCCTGGGAGCACCATGGCCTGGGCAACTATCCGGTGGCGCTGATTGCCGTGGGTGGTTATGGCCGTGGCGAGCTGCACCCTCATTCAGATATCGACCTTTTGTTTTTGGTCGACGAAAAACTGCCCAAAGAAGCCGAGTTCGTGCTCGGCTACTTTATTGCTTTCCTGTGGGACGCAGGCCTTGAAATCGGCCACAGCGTACGCAGCGTCAAGGAGACCCTGTCTCAGGGGCGCGGCGATATCACCATTGCCACCAACCTGTTGGAAGCCCGTTTTCTGGCCGGCCACGAGCCGTTGTTTGACGAGCTTTACGATGCCATCCGCACCGAAGACTTCTGGCCCTCGAGCGACTTTTTTGTCGCCAAACGCGACGAGCAGCAAGCACGTCACACCAAGGCCAGTGCGTTTGATTTGGAACCCAATGTAAAAAGTTGCCCCGGTGGCCTGCGCGACATTCAGACCGTTGCCTGGGTGGCCATGCGCCACTTCAATGCCTCACGGCTCGAAGAACTGGTCGGCCACGGTTTTCTTGAACCCATAGAGCTTGAAGAGCTGCTTGAGTGTCAGCAATACCTCTGGCAACTGCGCTTTGCGCTGCACATCGCCTCAGGCCGCGATGAAAACCGCATGCTGTTTGACCTGCAACGTCAGGTGGCCCAGCTGATGGGGTATGAGGATGACACCCAGCTTGCGGTAGAGCAGATGATGAAGCTCTACTACCGCACAGTACGGCGGGTGATGGAACTTAACGAGATGCTGCTGCAGCTCTTTAAGCGTGCCACCCTCGGCCACATCAAAGCGCTGGAAATCGTGCCTATCAATGATAACTTCCAGCGTCGTGGTGGCTTTATCGAAGCATTGGCCGAGGAGCCATTTGGCAAGCCCGAAGACATCATGGGGCTGTTTTTGCTGATTGCCCGTAACTCCAATATCCGCGGCATCTACGCCCCTACCCTGCGCTCGATGCGCCAGGCCCGCAAGGCGCTGACTCAGCCTTTGATGGAGTACGGCGAGTGCCGTCAGGTGTTTATGGAGATCCTGCGCCACCCGCGCGGGATTTCGGCGTTTTCACTGATGCATAAACACGGCATCCTCTCGGCCTATCTGCCTGCCTGGCGCGCCATCGAAGGTCAGATGCAGTTTGACCTGTTCCACGCCTACACGGTGGATGAGCACACCCACAGGTTGCTGCTCAATATCGAACGCTTCTCACAACCTGAGCAGAAAGATGAGTTTCCGCTTGGCTCTGTGCTGATAAACCAGCTGCCGAAAAAAGGTCTGCTGGTGCTTGCGGCCATTTTCCATGATATCGCCAAGGGCCGTGGCGGCGATCACAGTAAGCTTGGCGCAGTGGACGCACTGGCATTCTGTAAGGCCCATGGCCTTAACGACCACGACGGTCGTTTGGTGAGCTGGCTGGTTGAAAACCATCTGGTGATGTCGGTAACTGCCCAGCGGCGGGATATTTCCGATCCGGACGTAGTAGCAGACTTTGCCGGTAAGGTGCGCGATGCAGTGCATCTGAGTTACCTTTATTGCCTCACGGTGGCCGATATCTGCGCCACCAACGAAAAAACCTGGAACAACTGGAAAGGCTCGCTGCTTCGGGATCTGTACTTCTCGACCCAGCGGGTGCTGGCCCGCGGCACCGAAAAGCCAGTGGATATCCGCGCCCGGGTGCGGGAATATCAGGCCAAGGCCAAAAAAGAGCTGCTGCGCCGCGGCGTGAAAGAGAAAGATCTCGATGCGCTGTGGGCCAGATTCAAAGCCGACTACTTCCTGCGTCATCAGCCAAGCCAAATCACCTGGCACGCCGAAGGCATTTTAAAACATCGCCAGGACGAGCCTTTGGTGCTGATTTCAAAACACACCACCCGCGGCGGCACCGAGCTGTTTGTTTACTGCAAAGACAGGCCCAAGCTGTTTGCCACCGTGATGGCAGTGCTGGATAACAAGAACATCAACGTTCACGACGCCACCGTAATGACGTCCAGGGACAACTATGCCCTCGACAGCTTTGTTATCCTTGAGCAGGATGGCGAGCCTTTGACTCAGCTGTCCCGGATCCAGAGTATCCGCAAGGGGCTTGAAAAGGCGCTTTCGAGCGAAAATCCCAAGCCGCCGAAGTTTCGCAAGCTGTCCAGAAAGATGAAACCTTTTAATGTACCGACACAGGTCAGTTTTCTGCCCGGTAGCCGTCATGGTACAAGTATGATGGAACTCATCGCGCTGGACATGCCGGGCCTGCTGGCCCGGGTCGGCGACATTTTTTACCGCTGTGAAATCACCCTGCTGGCTGCCAAAATCACCACCATCGGTGAACGAGCGGAAGACTTTTTCGTGCTGCAAACCCGAGAAGGTCAGGCCCTCAGCGAGACTGAACAGCAAAAACTCCGGGAAGCGCTGGTTGGCGCCCTGTCCCAGAGTGCGATTTTTTAA
- a CDS encoding phosphatidate cytidylyltransferase: protein MLKQRIITAIWLIPLVFGAIFYLPSDYFAWALVGVFLIAAKEWGRIIDADCQMTQWSFTITLAILLVALNILVPSAEVWNTGHLHPIFLAVTLLGGLWWLIAMGLVVTYPKSARLWQRSHMLKSMFGQLTLLPCFVSLVALKSLSTASEPYFGGALVFLVMLVVWAADSGAYFAGKALGRTKLAPNVSPAKTIEGLVGGLITTMIVVAIVMTLSPQQEMGLVIAVTLFTALASALGDLSESMFKRVANIKDSGTILPGHGGVLDRIDSLTAALPVFTLIYIAFWM from the coding sequence TTGCTAAAACAACGAATAATAACAGCAATCTGGCTTATCCCGCTGGTTTTCGGTGCCATCTTTTATTTGCCGTCTGACTACTTTGCCTGGGCCTTGGTTGGGGTGTTTTTGATTGCCGCCAAAGAGTGGGGGCGGATTATCGACGCCGACTGTCAGATGACCCAGTGGAGCTTTACCATTACGCTCGCCATCCTCTTGGTTGCACTGAATATTCTGGTGCCCAGCGCGGAAGTGTGGAACACAGGACATCTGCATCCTATCTTCCTTGCTGTCACCTTGCTCGGTGGCCTCTGGTGGCTGATTGCCATGGGGTTGGTGGTGACCTATCCCAAGAGCGCCCGTCTGTGGCAGCGCAGTCATATGCTGAAATCCATGTTTGGTCAGCTCACCTTGCTGCCATGCTTTGTGTCTTTGGTGGCGCTTAAGTCACTGAGCACCGCCAGCGAGCCCTATTTTGGCGGTGCCCTGGTGTTTTTGGTGATGCTGGTGGTGTGGGCGGCCGATAGCGGGGCCTACTTTGCCGGTAAGGCGCTGGGACGCACCAAGCTTGCACCCAATGTCAGCCCTGCCAAAACCATCGAAGGTCTGGTGGGCGGGCTTATCACCACCATGATAGTGGTGGCCATTGTGATGACCCTGTCACCGCAACAGGAAATGGGACTGGTGATTGCTGTTACCCTGTTTACTGCGCTGGCGTCGGCCCTTGGCGATTTGTCCGAGAGTATGTTCAAGCGGGTTGCCAATATCAAAGATTCCGGCACCATTTTACCGGGTCACGGCGGCGTGCTTGACCGTATCGACAGTCTGACTGCGGCGCTGCCTGTGTTCACCCTTATCTACATCGCCTTTTGGATGTAA
- the ispC gene encoding 1-deoxy-D-xylulose-5-phosphate reductoisomerase, protein MQNLVILGATGSIGKSTLDVIKRNPGAYRAFALVAASSVARMHELCLEHRPRYAHMVDPQAAAELKAGLPAELNIEVSTGEAALLGLVSAAEVDTVMAAIVGAAGLVPTLAAVRAGKRVLLANKEALVMSGELFIEETRKSGATLLPVDSEHNAIFQCLPEQAQREIGRCDLSAAGISHILLTGSGGPFLTSPLDSLAAMTPAQACKHPNWSMGPKISVDSATMMNKGLEFIEARWLFNTAKDELKVVIHPQSVIHSMVQYRDGSVLAQMGNPDMRTPIAHAMAYPERISAGVEPLDFFKVGHLSFCEPDFARFPCLKLAMDACQQGQEATTVLNAANEVAVAAFLNGQIGFTDIAVINGECLGKIAKTHLDSLDAILALDSEARRLAMQLVARH, encoded by the coding sequence ATGCAAAATCTGGTGATCCTGGGGGCCACGGGCTCCATTGGAAAAAGTACCCTCGATGTGATTAAGCGAAACCCCGGTGCGTACCGGGCTTTTGCCTTGGTGGCCGCCAGCAGCGTGGCCCGTATGCACGAGCTGTGCCTTGAGCATCGCCCCCGCTATGCCCACATGGTTGACCCGCAGGCAGCAGCCGAGCTGAAAGCGGGTTTACCGGCCGAGCTCAACATTGAAGTCAGTACCGGTGAAGCGGCGCTGCTTGGGCTGGTGTCGGCCGCCGAGGTCGACACTGTGATGGCCGCCATTGTGGGTGCCGCCGGTTTGGTGCCAACCCTGGCGGCGGTACGTGCCGGTAAGCGGGTACTCTTGGCCAACAAAGAAGCCCTGGTGATGTCCGGTGAGCTTTTTATCGAAGAAACCCGCAAGAGCGGCGCCACCTTGCTGCCTGTGGACAGCGAGCACAACGCCATCTTCCAGTGCCTGCCCGAACAGGCGCAGCGCGAAATAGGCCGCTGTGATTTATCGGCCGCCGGTATTTCCCATATTTTGCTGACTGGCTCAGGTGGCCCATTTTTAACATCACCGCTGGACTCCCTGGCCGCAATGACCCCGGCCCAGGCCTGCAAACACCCCAATTGGTCCATGGGCCCGAAAATCTCGGTGGACTCCGCCACCATGATGAACAAAGGGCTGGAATTTATTGAAGCCCGCTGGCTGTTCAATACCGCCAAAGATGAGCTTAAAGTGGTCATCCACCCGCAAAGCGTTATTCACTCGATGGTGCAGTACCGCGATGGCAGTGTGCTGGCACAGATGGGGAACCCCGACATGCGCACGCCCATCGCTCATGCAATGGCCTATCCAGAGCGAATTTCTGCCGGGGTGGAACCTTTGGACTTTTTCAAAGTCGGACACTTAAGTTTTTGCGAGCCAGACTTTGCCCGTTTTCCTTGCCTGAAACTGGCAATGGATGCCTGCCAGCAAGGGCAGGAAGCCACCACAGTGCTCAATGCCGCCAACGAGGTGGCTGTGGCGGCCTTTTTGAACGGTCAGATAGGTTTTACCGATATCGCTGTGATTAATGGCGAATGTCTGGGTAAGATAGCCAAAACTCATCTGGATTCACTGGATGCCATTCTGGCACTCGACAGTGAAGCCAGACGACTGGCAATGCAACTGGTGGCACGCCACTGA
- the uppS gene encoding polyprenyl diphosphate synthase, protein MSSNREITAEPTTESMPQEVSELVNQSLPRHVAIIMDGNGRWAQAQGKPRVMGHKAGVKAVRRAVSTARQLGIKSLTLFAFSSENWRRPDTEVSLLMELFFTVLRRELKLLDQNGVRLNIIGDTSRFSERLQKQIRDAEAKTANNTELVLNVAANYGGRWDILQAANQLAQKLASGEIDSSQFTEEALSQHLCMQNQGEVDLMIRTGGDFRISNFVLWQAAYAELVFTDTLWPDFDEQCFKDAIALFASRQRRFGLTGSQIEEMRA, encoded by the coding sequence ATGTCTTCCAACAGGGAAATTACCGCTGAACCGACCACAGAGTCTATGCCTCAAGAGGTCTCTGAACTGGTCAATCAGTCCCTGCCACGACATGTCGCAATCATCATGGACGGTAACGGCCGTTGGGCGCAGGCTCAGGGCAAACCCAGGGTGATGGGGCATAAGGCAGGGGTGAAGGCGGTGCGCCGCGCTGTAAGTACCGCGCGCCAGCTTGGCATCAAGTCTTTGACTCTATTTGCATTTTCAAGTGAGAACTGGCGCAGGCCAGATACCGAAGTCAGCCTGCTGATGGAACTGTTTTTCACAGTGCTGCGCCGTGAACTCAAGTTGCTCGACCAAAATGGGGTACGCCTGAACATCATTGGCGATACCAGCCGTTTCTCCGAGCGTCTGCAAAAGCAAATTCGCGATGCCGAGGCCAAAACGGCCAACAATACCGAGCTGGTGTTGAACGTGGCAGCCAACTACGGCGGCCGCTGGGATATACTTCAGGCAGCGAATCAGTTGGCACAAAAGCTCGCATCTGGTGAAATCGACAGCAGTCAGTTTACCGAAGAGGCATTAAGTCAGCATTTGTGCATGCAAAATCAAGGGGAAGTTGATTTAATGATCCGCACTGGTGGCGACTTCCGCATCAGCAACTTTGTGCTCTGGCAGGCGGCTTACGCTGAGTTGGTGTTTACTGACACCCTGTGGCCTGATTTCGACGAGCAGTGTTTTAAAGACGCCATCGCCCTGTTTGCGAGTCGTCAGCGCCGTTTCGGATTGACTGGAAGTCAAATCGAAGAAATGCGCGCCTGA
- the rpsB gene encoding 30S ribosomal protein S2: MTTVSMRDMLQAGVHFGHQTRYWNPKMKPFIFGARNGVHIINLEHTVPMFNEALAFISNVASKKGKILFVGTKRAASEAIKEAAVSCDQYYVDHRWLGGMLTNWKTVRQSIKRLKELETQSVDGTFDKLTKKEALMRTRELEKLEKSLGGIKNMGGLPDALFVIGADHEHIAIKEANNLGIPVVAVVDTNASPDGVNYIVPGNDDAMRAIRLYTEAAATAAKSGRGQDLAVQAEQDGFVEAE, encoded by the coding sequence ATGACTACAGTTTCAATGCGCGACATGCTCCAGGCCGGTGTTCACTTCGGTCACCAGACCCGTTACTGGAACCCTAAGATGAAGCCATTCATCTTCGGTGCCCGCAACGGTGTACACATCATCAACCTCGAGCACACTGTACCAATGTTCAACGAAGCTCTGGCTTTCATCAGCAACGTAGCTTCCAAGAAAGGTAAAATCCTGTTTGTTGGTACCAAGCGCGCTGCTAGCGAAGCTATCAAAGAAGCCGCTGTTTCTTGTGACCAGTACTACGTTGACCACCGCTGGCTCGGCGGCATGCTGACCAACTGGAAAACCGTTCGTCAGTCAATCAAGCGTCTGAAAGAGCTGGAAACCCAGTCTGTTGACGGTACTTTCGACAAGCTGACCAAGAAAGAAGCTCTGATGCGCACTCGCGAGCTGGAAAAGCTTGAGAAGTCTCTGGGCGGTATCAAGAACATGGGCGGTCTGCCTGATGCTCTGTTCGTGATCGGTGCCGACCACGAGCACATCGCTATCAAAGAAGCCAACAACCTGGGCATCCCAGTGGTTGCCGTTGTTGATACCAACGCTTCTCCTGATGGCGTGAACTACATCGTTCCTGGTAACGACGACGCTATGCGTGCTATCCGCCTGTACACCGAAGCTGCTGCTACTGCTGCCAAGTCTGGCCGTGGTCAGGATCTGGCTGTACAAGCTGAGCAAGACGGTTTCGTAGAAGCCGAATAA